A window from Dromaius novaehollandiae isolate bDroNov1 chromosome 1, bDroNov1.hap1, whole genome shotgun sequence encodes these proteins:
- the SYCE3 gene encoding synaptonemal complex central element protein 3, whose translation MAKSEPQERNYDNMVKMVEDLNRDLEKLLEEMEKLSVQATWMAYDMVVMRTNPDLANSMRRLEDAFLNCKEEMEKKWQEVLRESKGEEQKNE comes from the exons ATGGCCAAATCAGAACCTCAGGAAAGAAACTATGATAACATGGTAAAGATGGTGGAGGACCTGAACAGGGACTTAGAAAAACTTCTGGAGGAAATGGAAAAACTATCAG TGCAGGCAACCTGGATGGCTTATGACATGGTAGTAATGCGTACAAACCCAGACCTGGCCAACTCCATGAGGCGACTGGAAGATGCCTTCCTGAATTGCAAAGAAGAGATGGAGAAGAAATGGCAAGAGGTGCTAAGGGAATCTAAAGGTGAAGagcaaaaaaatgaataa
- the STYK1 gene encoding tyrosine-protein kinase STYK1, whose translation MLLECSSNDKLCVLREYQTEVIIIPVLLVGAFIILVSVILWLHCRGMRTKQEESSPPGHQVNDKNQQESSLAENPYIRLSETTVESLLNSVSLTLKELEIPRQKLSSGTLELIHHGSYGSIYRAELKIENPRSTRTVVLKALQDLAGPWEIKDFLGRIKFHQNLGHHENLVELVGCCVGQLPLYMIMEDMSLGDLLTFLWTCRKDVMTVDGIPYDITERQIYEVGQHVAAALGYLEQKKLFHGDVAARNVLLQHNFTAKLCGLRLAYEIHTYGASSVTQIVPLKWQAPERLLKKALSIKADIWSFGILLYEMVTLGAPPYPEVPPSDILPYLQKRNIMKRPSSCQQAMYSIMKSCWQWTATSWPSPADLTQCLQTAIKCSNDHEVLQVPEMVVPEFYANVAGVDVGSLVSNYAVL comes from the exons ATGCTACTGGAATGCAGCAGCAATGACAAGCTATGTG TTTTGCGTGAATACCAGACTGAAGTGATCATTATCCCAGTTCTCCTTGTGGGTGCTTTTATCATCCTGGTAAGTGTGATCCTTTGGCTCCACTGTCGAGGCATGAGAACAAAGCAGGAGGAATCATCACCACCTGGACACCAAG TGAATGACAAGAATCAGCAGGAATCCAGCTTAGCAGAGAACCCCTACATCCGGCTGAGTGAGACAACTGTGGAGAGTCTGCTAAATTCTGTATCCTTGACTCTTAAAGAACTAGAGATACCACGACAGAAACTCTCATCAGGCACTTTGGAGCTGATACACCATGGCAGCTATGGGAGTATCTACAGGGCAGAATTGAAAATTGAGAACCCCAGGAGTACTAGGACTGTCGTACTGAAAGCCTTACAAG ACCTGGCTGGTCCCTGGGAAATAAAAGATTTCCTGGGAAGGATTAAATTCCATCAAAATCTTGGCCATCATGAGAATCTGGTGGAATTGGTTGGATGCTGTGTAGGCCAGCTCCCCCTTTATATGATCATGGAGGATATGTCTCTTGGTGACCTGTTGACCTTTCTATGGACATGTCGGAAG GATGTAATGACAGTGGATGGTATCCCCTACGACATCACTGAGAGGCAGATATATGAAGTTGGACAGCATGTTGCAGCAGCTCTG GGTTACCTCGAGCAGAAGAAGTTGTTCCATGGTGATGTTGCTGCCAGGAATGTCCTCCTTCAGCACAACTTCACTGCCAAACTCTGTGGTTTGAGGCTGGCCTATGAAATTCACACATATGGTGCCAGCTCGGTCACACAGATTGTGCCTCTCAAGTGGCAGGCACCAGAGCGACTCCTGAAGAAAGCCCTCAGCATCAAGGCAGAcat atGGTCTTTTGGAATTCTATTATATGAAATGGTTACATTAG gtGCTCCACCATATCCTGAGGTGCCACCTTCTGACATTTTACCATACCTGCAGAAACGGAACATCATGAAACGGCCCTCAAGTTGCCAGCAAGCCAT GTATAGCATCATGAAGTCCTGCTGGCAGTGGACTGCAACTAGCTGGCCTTCCCCAGCAGACCTGACCCAGTGCCTACAAACAGCTATAAAGTGCAGCAATGACCATGAAGTATTGCAGGTACCTGAGATGGTGGTGCCTGAATTCTATGCTAATGTTGCTGGTGTTGATGTGGGTAGTCTAGTGAGCAACTACGCTGTACTCTGA